From one Buchnera aphidicola (Therioaphis trifolii) genomic stretch:
- the bioA gene encoding adenosylmethionine--8-amino-7-oxononanoate transaminase → MKKNYLVFNSQHIWHPYDSITNPLPCYLVSSAKGINFKLNSGLNIIDGMSSWWAIIHGYNHPLLNKTLINQSKKISHIMFGGITHYPAIFLCNELLKILPKKLNNIFLCDSGSVSIEIAMKMALQYCNLKKNNKTMFLTIRNGYHGDTFSAISVCDPKNSMHKLYNKIIPKYLFAKQPKLSFKEKWNNYDIYSFINIILKNKFKIIAVIVEPIVQGIGNMTFYHPEYLKQIRLLCNMYNILLIIDEIATGFGRTGKMFAYQYANIIPDILCIGKSLTGGMMTLAATITTKEIAIKISNNYPYKIMHGPTFMGNPLSCSVAKKNISLLRKNIWKKQINYIEQYFKKKLFFLLKHPRISKIRILGAIAVIECYNFINLKLIQKFFINYGVWIRPYKKIIYLTPPYIIKKFHLNKLIKSITYAIKDNSLFFF, encoded by the coding sequence ATGAAAAAAAATTATTTAGTTTTCAATTCTCAACATATTTGGCATCCATATGATTCTATTACTAATCCCCTTCCCTGTTATCTTGTTTCTTCAGCAAAAGGAATAAATTTTAAATTAAATTCTGGTTTAAACATTATTGATGGAATGTCATCCTGGTGGGCAATAATTCATGGATATAATCATCCTTTATTAAATAAAACATTAATAAATCAAAGTAAAAAAATTTCACACATTATGTTTGGAGGAATAACACATTATCCTGCAATTTTTTTATGTAATGAATTATTAAAAATTCTACCAAAAAAATTAAATAATATATTTTTATGTGATTCTGGATCAGTTTCTATTGAAATAGCTATGAAAATGGCATTACAATATTGTAATTTAAAAAAAAATAATAAAACAATGTTTTTAACAATACGTAATGGATATCATGGAGATACATTTTCTGCAATTTCAGTATGTGATCCAAAAAATTCTATGCATAAATTATATAATAAAATTATACCTAAATATTTATTTGCAAAACAACCTAAATTATCTTTTAAAGAAAAATGGAATAATTATGATATTTATTCTTTTATTAATATTATATTAAAAAATAAATTTAAAATTATAGCAGTTATTGTAGAACCAATTGTACAAGGTATAGGTAATATGACATTTTATCATCCTGAATATTTAAAACAAATAAGATTATTATGTAATATGTATAATATTTTATTAATTATTGATGAAATAGCTACTGGATTTGGAAGAACTGGAAAAATGTTTGCATATCAATATGCTAATATTATTCCAGACATATTATGTATAGGAAAATCATTAACTGGAGGTATGATGACATTAGCAGCAACTATTACTACTAAAGAAATTGCTATTAAAATTAGTAATAATTATCCTTATAAAATTATGCATGGTCCAACATTTATGGGAAATCCATTGTCTTGTTCTGTTGCTAAAAAAAATATTTCTTTATTAAGAAAGAATATATGGAAAAAACAAATTAATTATATTGAACAATATTTTAAAAAAAAATTATTTTTTTTATTAAAACATCCTAGAATTTCTAAAATTAGAATTTTAGGTGCAATTGCTGTAATTGAATGTTATAATTTTATTAATTTAAAATTAATACAAAAATTTTTTATAAATTATGGAGTTTGGATTAGACCATATAAAAAGATTATTTATTTAACACCTCCATATATTATTAAAAAATTTCATTTAAATAAATTAATTAAATCAATTACATATGCTATTAAAGATAATTCATTATTTTTTTTTTAA
- the hisS gene encoding histidine--tRNA ligase produces the protein MNYIFKSIKGMHDYLPQDILIWNKIENILKKILYSYSYHEIRFPIVEKTILFQKSIGNTTDIIGKEMYSFYDKKGINITLRPEGTTSCARFVIQNKLLYHQKQKLWYYGPMFRYERPQKGRYRQFYQFGIETFGFSDPEIELELILLINKFFNQLKISKFITLEINSIGSIAERNKYKIKLKKFLKKYINVLDKNYLRKLDQNALRILDSKDQNIQNILLKAPRLIDFINLKSRLCFNKLCNLMDHFNIPYVINYNLIRGLDYYNDIVFEWKTNYLGSKNTICAGGRYNKLINILKGPNIPAAGLAIGMDRLLLLIQSLSIFSKNIIKYDILIFFYEKTLKYNAIFLSEHIRNIIPTLKVLLEFQPIKLKKIFKNINKYYCKIILFVKDINIINVYDIKNKIHEDIKKKNIINKICNILQL, from the coding sequence GTGAATTATATTTTTAAATCTATAAAAGGTATGCATGATTACCTCCCTCAGGATATTTTAATTTGGAATAAAATAGAAAATATATTAAAAAAAATATTATATAGTTATAGTTATCATGAAATTAGATTTCCAATAGTAGAAAAAACAATATTATTTCAAAAATCAATTGGTAATACAACTGATATTATTGGAAAAGAAATGTATTCATTTTATGATAAAAAAGGAATAAATATAACTCTACGTCCTGAAGGAACAACCAGTTGTGCAAGATTTGTTATTCAAAATAAATTATTATATCATCAAAAACAAAAATTATGGTATTATGGACCAATGTTTAGATATGAACGTCCTCAAAAAGGTCGATATCGTCAATTTTATCAATTTGGTATTGAAACATTTGGATTTTCAGATCCAGAAATAGAATTAGAATTAATTCTTTTAATAAATAAATTTTTTAATCAATTAAAAATCTCAAAATTCATTACTTTAGAAATTAATTCAATTGGTTCTATTGCTGAACGAAATAAATATAAAATAAAATTAAAAAAATTTTTAAAAAAATATATTAATGTTTTAGATAAAAATTATTTAAGAAAATTAGATCAAAATGCTTTAAGAATTTTAGATAGTAAAGATCAAAATATTCAAAATATATTACTTAAAGCACCGCGTTTAATTGATTTTATTAATTTAAAGTCTCGATTGTGTTTTAATAAATTATGTAATTTAATGGATCATTTTAATATTCCATATGTTATTAATTATAATTTAATTAGAGGATTAGATTATTATAATGATATTGTTTTTGAATGGAAAACTAATTATTTAGGATCAAAAAATACAATATGTGCAGGAGGTAGATATAATAAATTAATAAATATTTTAAAAGGTCCTAATATTCCTGCAGCTGGTTTAGCAATTGGAATGGATAGACTATTACTATTAATTCAATCACTTTCTATTTTTTCTAAAAATATTATAAAATATGATATTTTAATTTTTTTTTATGAAAAAACATTAAAATATAATGCGATATTTTTATCAGAACATATTAGAAATATAATTCCAACATTAAAAGTATTATTAGAATTTCAACCTATAAAATTAAAAAAAATATTTAAAAATATTAACAAATATTATTGTAAAATAATATTATTTGTTAAAGATATTAATATAATTAATGTATATGATATAAAAAATAAAATACATGAAGATATTAAAAAAAAAAATATAATAAATAAAATATGTAATATATTACAATTATAA
- a CDS encoding beta-propeller fold lactonase family protein — protein sequence MKQIIYVVTATNREIEVWELYYTGKMILIQIINTDNKEGQPITILKKRKKLYIGIRPNYQILVYDILFNGTLKKIGKINIPYSPNYLSTDKNEKFLFCSYYHAGCLSVSYINNNHIPSQPIQIFNNLKGCHSVHVDTSNTLVLTLALLDDRIYIFNLNNNNLKSPLKMINYAICKKKSGPRHFIYHNNKKYCYSINELNGTIDVWKINNIKKNIKNIQNIDLFYKNNNNKFWSSDIQITSCNNYLYASDRIYNTISVFKINTQKKLNFMYKIYTTKQPKSFIIDYNNKYLISVGQKSNTMIVYSISMANGYLNKMYEYKVGKNPTWITNYKI from the coding sequence ATGAAACAAATTATTTATGTAGTTACTGCTACAAATAGGGAAATTGAAGTTTGGGAATTATACTATACTGGAAAAATGATTTTAATACAAATTATTAATACTGATAACAAAGAAGGACAACCAATAACTATTTTAAAAAAAAGAAAAAAATTATATATTGGAATAAGACCAAATTATCAAATTTTAGTATATGATATTTTATTTAATGGAACATTAAAAAAAATTGGAAAAATAAATATTCCATATAGTCCTAATTATCTTTCTACTGATAAAAATGAAAAATTTTTATTTTGTAGTTATTATCATGCTGGATGCTTAAGTGTAAGTTATATTAATAATAATCATATTCCAAGTCAACCTATACAAATTTTTAATAATCTTAAAGGATGTCATTCAGTTCATGTAGATACATCAAATACACTAGTTTTAACATTAGCTTTATTAGATGATCGTATTTATATATTTAATTTAAATAATAATAATTTAAAATCACCATTAAAAATGATAAATTACGCAATATGTAAAAAAAAATCAGGTCCAAGACATTTTATATATCATAATAATAAAAAATATTGCTATAGTATTAATGAATTAAATGGAACAATAGATGTATGGAAAATTAATAATATTAAAAAAAATATTAAAAATATTCAAAATATTGATTTATTTTATAAAAATAATAATAATAAATTTTGGTCTTCAGATATCCAAATTACTTCATGTAATAATTATTTATATGCATCTGATAGAATATATAATACAATTAGTGTATTTAAAATTAATACTCAAAAAAAATTAAATTTTATGTATAAAATTTATACTACTAAACAACCAAAATCTTTTATTATAGATTATAATAATAAATATTTAATTTCTGTAGGTCAAAAATCTAATACAATGATCGTATATAGTATTTCTATGGCAAATGGATATTTAAATAAAATGTATGAATATAAAGTGGGTAAAAATCCTACTTGGATTACAAATTATAAAATATAA
- the bioD gene encoding dethiobiotin synthase: MIKKWFITGTNTNVGKTIISTILLKKASKLGFNTAGYKPISTGCTQTINGLRNQDAIFLKKNSNIKFKYEEINPFSFYNPLPPNFLNNKNNHITLKKLSIGLKIIQKKSNWIIIEGIGGWYTPIFKKITLADWVKKEKIPVILVIKMEIGCINHTILTTQAILNSGVQFSGWYANCIKPEPYILNYIYTINKFIKQPFLGMIPYCKDINDIYNNTININLPK, from the coding sequence ATGATAAAAAAATGGTTTATTACTGGAACAAATACTAATGTAGGAAAAACAATAATATCAACAATATTATTAAAAAAAGCATCAAAATTAGGATTTAATACAGCAGGATATAAACCTATATCGACAGGTTGTACACAAACAATTAATGGTTTAAGAAATCAAGATGCAATATTTTTAAAAAAAAATAGTAATATTAAATTTAAATATGAAGAAATTAATCCTTTTTCATTTTATAATCCTCTACCGCCTAATTTTTTAAATAATAAAAACAATCATATTACTTTAAAAAAGTTATCTATTGGATTAAAAATTATCCAAAAAAAATCAAATTGGATTATTATTGAAGGTATTGGTGGATGGTATACACCAATATTTAAAAAAATTACTCTTGCTGATTGGGTAAAAAAAGAAAAAATTCCTGTTATTTTAGTTATTAAAATGGAAATAGGATGTATTAATCATACTATTTTAACAACTCAGGCTATTTTAAATTCTGGTGTACAGTTTTCTGGTTGGTATGCTAATTGTATAAAACCTGAACCATATATTTTAAATTATATATATACAATAAACAAATTTATTAAACAACCATTTTTAGGTATGATTCCTTATTGTAAGGATATAAATGATATTTATAACAATACAATTAATATTAATTTACCAAAATAA
- the bioB gene encoding biotin synthase BioB, which translates to MKKKWTIDEVKQLFKIPFLELIFNAQKIHRKYFNPNEIQISTLLSIKTGLCPEDCKYCSQSSRYNTNIKNEKLLDITKILEEAKKAKKSGSNRFCMGAAWKNPKEKDMPYLLKIIKKIKKMGMETCMTLGSINQNQAERLSMAGLDFYNHNLDTSKNFYKNIITTRTYQDRLDTLKIIRKSGIKVCSGGIFGLGEKTIDRIELLIQLSNLDKVPESIPINRLVKIKGTPLENSKNIEDFDFIKTIAVTRIMMPKSYIRLSAGRENMDQNMQTMCFMAGVNSIFYGCKLLTTSNPKQEEDLKLFKKLGLHTKKNIINTNKKHYLNINNKKNYYNASCK; encoded by the coding sequence ATGAAAAAAAAATGGACAATAGATGAAGTAAAACAATTATTTAAAATACCTTTTTTAGAATTAATATTTAATGCACAAAAAATACATCGAAAATATTTTAATCCTAATGAAATTCAAATTAGTACTTTATTATCAATAAAAACCGGTTTATGTCCTGAAGATTGTAAATATTGTTCACAAAGTTCAAGGTATAATACTAATATAAAAAATGAAAAATTATTAGATATTACAAAAATATTAGAAGAAGCAAAAAAGGCAAAAAAATCAGGTTCTAATCGATTTTGTATGGGTGCTGCATGGAAAAATCCTAAAGAAAAAGATATGCCATATTTATTAAAAATAATTAAAAAAATAAAAAAAATGGGTATGGAAACTTGTATGACTTTAGGAAGTATTAATCAAAATCAAGCAGAACGATTATCTATGGCAGGTCTTGATTTTTATAATCATAATTTAGATACTTCAAAAAATTTTTATAAAAATATTATTACTACAAGAACATATCAAGATCGATTAGATACATTAAAAATTATTAGAAAATCAGGAATAAAAGTATGTTCTGGTGGTATATTTGGTTTAGGAGAAAAAACAATTGATCGTATAGAATTATTAATACAATTATCTAATTTAGATAAAGTTCCTGAAAGTATACCTATTAATAGATTAGTAAAAATTAAAGGAACCCCTTTAGAAAATAGTAAAAATATTGAAGATTTTGATTTTATTAAAACTATTGCAGTAACTCGAATTATGATGCCAAAATCTTATATTAGATTATCTGCAGGTCGTGAAAATATGGATCAAAATATGCAAACTATGTGTTTTATGGCAGGTGTAAATTCTATATTCTATGGATGTAAATTATTAACTACATCAAATCCAAAACAAGAAGAAGATTTAAAGTTATTTAAAAAATTAGGATTACATACTAAAAAAAATATTATTAATACTAATAAAAAACATTATTTAAATATAAATAATAAAAAAAATTATTATAATGCTTCATGTAAATAA
- a CDS encoding DEAD/DEAH box helicase, translating into MKKKKILSFLENDLVIHIKYGIGQYKGLSIIKHNNILNEYITILYANNDKLYIPISNLYLIKKYNSNFNNKKIILNKLGCEKWNTERKRIFKNINDTAIQILENHANRMTKLGFSFQNYNKEYELFCKMCPFEMTKDQNLAMKSVLLDMNKSIPMDRLICGDVGFGKTEIAIRASFIAVKNKKQVLILAPTTILAQQHYKTFKNRFLKYNIKIGILSRFQKKSKQLILMNHINTGNINIIIATHKILFNNLKWYNLGLLIIDEEHKFGVNQKENIRKMFSHIDVLTLTATPIPRTLNMAINGILDLSIISTPPINRLPVKTFVKIYNKKLIRKIILFEISRNGQLYFICNKIQNLKEKLIILKKIVPEAKFQIAHGKMNSEILKKIMNNFLKKKFQILICTTIIEIGIDIPSVNSIIIEDAEYFGLAQLHQLRGRVGRSNIQSYAWFLIKNKKTISLNGKKRLEAINSNQNFNSGFELSKHDLEIRGVGELLGKNQSGHSKNIELSLYIKFLNKAIKYIKNNKSLSLHELEQENPEIKLSIPTIFPEKYISDINLRLIWYKKIFSINNIDKLLKIKKKLINKFGILPIEVKNLIIMIKIKIFSKKMGILKIKSNKKNTIIIFSKQNNLIDITKLLNICKIEFKKWKLNDQYSLKISYYITDDKKRIKWIFYILKKIKNSIIINN; encoded by the coding sequence ATGAAAAAAAAAAAAATATTATCTTTTTTGGAAAATGATTTAGTTATTCATATTAAATATGGCATTGGACAATATAAAGGATTAAGTATTATTAAACATAATAATATTTTAAATGAATACATTACTATACTTTATGCAAATAATGATAAACTATATATACCTATTTCAAATTTATATTTAATTAAAAAATATAATTCTAATTTTAATAATAAAAAAATAATTTTAAATAAATTAGGTTGTGAAAAATGGAATACAGAAAGAAAAAGAATTTTTAAAAATATTAATGATACTGCAATACAAATATTAGAAAATCATGCAAATCGTATGACTAAATTAGGATTTTCTTTTCAAAACTATAATAAAGAATATGAATTATTTTGTAAAATGTGTCCATTTGAAATGACTAAAGATCAAAACTTAGCTATGAAATCAGTATTATTAGATATGAATAAATCAATTCCCATGGATCGATTAATTTGTGGTGATGTAGGATTTGGAAAAACAGAAATAGCAATTCGAGCATCATTTATTGCTGTAAAAAATAAAAAACAAGTTTTAATTTTAGCACCAACTACTATATTAGCTCAACAACATTATAAAACTTTTAAAAATAGATTTTTAAAATATAATATTAAAATTGGTATTTTATCACGTTTTCAAAAAAAATCTAAACAACTAATATTAATGAATCATATTAATACTGGAAATATTAATATTATTATTGCTACACATAAAATTTTATTTAATAATTTAAAATGGTATAATTTAGGATTATTAATTATTGATGAAGAACATAAATTTGGAGTTAATCAAAAAGAAAATATAAGAAAGATGTTTTCTCATATTGATGTTTTAACGTTAACTGCTACACCTATCCCAAGAACATTAAATATGGCTATTAATGGTATTCTCGATTTATCAATTATTTCAACACCACCAATAAACCGATTACCAGTAAAAACATTTGTAAAAATATATAATAAAAAATTAATTAGAAAAATTATTTTATTTGAAATTTCAAGAAATGGACAATTATATTTTATTTGTAATAAAATACAAAACTTAAAAGAAAAATTAATTATATTAAAAAAAATTGTTCCTGAAGCAAAATTTCAAATTGCACATGGAAAAATGAATAGTGAAATCTTAAAAAAAATAATGAATAATTTTTTAAAAAAAAAGTTTCAAATATTAATATGTACTACTATTATAGAAATAGGTATTGATATACCGTCAGTTAATTCTATTATTATAGAAGATGCAGAATATTTTGGATTAGCTCAATTACATCAATTAAGAGGTCGAGTTGGACGATCTAATATACAATCTTATGCTTGGTTTTTAATAAAAAATAAAAAAACAATATCATTAAATGGAAAAAAAAGATTAGAAGCAATTAATTCTAATCAAAATTTTAATTCAGGTTTTGAATTATCAAAACATGATTTAGAAATTCGAGGTGTGGGAGAATTATTAGGAAAAAACCAAAGCGGACATTCTAAAAATATTGAATTATCTCTTTATATTAAATTTTTAAATAAAGCAATAAAATATATTAAAAATAATAAAAGTTTATCATTGCATGAATTAGAACAAGAAAATCCAGAAATTAAATTATCAATTCCAACAATATTTCCTGAAAAATATATTTCTGATATTAATTTAAGATTAATTTGGTATAAGAAAATCTTTTCAATTAATAATATAGATAAATTATTAAAAATTAAAAAAAAATTAATTAATAAATTTGGAATATTACCAATAGAAGTAAAAAATTTAATTATAATGATAAAAATTAAAATTTTTTCAAAAAAAATGGGTATTTTAAAAATAAAATCTAATAAAAAAAATACTATTATTATATTTTCTAAGCAAAATAATTTAATTGATATTACTAAATTATTAAATATTTGTAAAATAGAATTTAAAAAATGGAAATTAAATGATCAATATTCTTTAAAAATATCATATTATATTACTGATGATAAAAAAAGAATAAAATGGATATTTTATATATTAAAAAAAATAAAAAATAGTATTATTATTAATAATTAA
- the glyA gene encoding serine hydroxymethyltransferase: MFTYQTENIQSDLKVWKYLNKEIIRQEQNIELIASENYASIAVMQAQGSQLTNKYAEGYPGKRYYGGCHFIDYLENIAINRAKKLFKADYANVQPHSGSQANFAVYTALLKPGDLILGMDLSHGGHLTHGASINVSGKIYKSITYGLNKLGNINYNKIEYIAKKYKPKIIIGGFSSFSKFIDWKILKEISNNIDAYLLADISHVSGLVVTGLYPNPINYADVVTTTTHKTLSGPRGGLILSKNKDDKFYQKINSAVFPGIQGGPLMHVIAAKAIAFKEALNPSFKLYQKQILKNSKIMVNTFIKNNFDIVSGGTDNHLFLINLKKNNITGKKAEYLLELANIIVNKNSIPNDATSPFVTSGIRIGTPAITRRGFKEVESKIVSEWIVDIINNNNNNQKILDIKNNVLDLCQKYPVYIKHF, encoded by the coding sequence ATGTTTACATATCAAACAGAAAATATACAATCCGATCTAAAAGTATGGAAATATTTAAATAAAGAAATTATTCGACAAGAGCAAAATATTGAATTAATTGCTTCTGAAAATTATGCTAGTATAGCAGTTATGCAAGCTCAGGGATCTCAATTAACTAATAAATATGCTGAAGGATATCCTGGAAAAAGATATTATGGTGGTTGTCATTTTATTGATTATTTAGAGAATATAGCAATTAATAGAGCTAAAAAATTATTTAAAGCAGATTATGCTAATGTACAACCTCATTCTGGTTCACAGGCTAATTTTGCTGTTTATACAGCTTTATTAAAACCTGGAGATTTAATATTAGGTATGGATTTATCTCATGGCGGGCATTTAACGCATGGTGCTTCAATTAATGTTTCCGGAAAAATATATAAATCAATAACATATGGTTTAAATAAATTAGGAAATATTAATTATAATAAAATTGAATATATAGCAAAAAAATATAAACCTAAAATAATTATTGGAGGCTTTTCTTCTTTTTCAAAATTTATAGATTGGAAAATTTTAAAAGAAATTTCTAATAATATTGACGCATATTTATTAGCTGATATTTCTCATGTTTCTGGATTAGTAGTTACAGGTTTATATCCTAATCCAATTAATTATGCAGATGTTGTAACAACAACAACACATAAAACATTATCAGGACCTAGGGGGGGATTAATATTATCTAAAAATAAAGATGATAAATTTTATCAAAAAATTAATTCTGCAGTATTTCCAGGAATTCAAGGTGGTCCTTTAATGCATGTTATTGCGGCTAAAGCTATTGCTTTTAAAGAAGCATTAAATCCATCATTTAAATTATATCAAAAACAAATTTTAAAAAATTCAAAAATAATGGTAAATACTTTTATAAAAAATAATTTTGATATCGTTTCTGGTGGAACAGATAATCATTTATTTTTAATAAATTTAAAAAAAAATAATATTACTGGAAAAAAAGCAGAATATTTATTGGAATTAGCAAATATTATTGTAAATAAAAATAGTATCCCAAATGATGCAACTAGTCCTTTTGTTACTTCTGGAATTCGAATCGGAACTCCTGCTATTACCAGAAGAGGTTTTAAAGAAGTAGAATCAAAAATAGTTTCTGAATGGATAGTAGATATTATTAATAATAATAATAATAATCAAAAAATATTAGATATTAAAAATAATGTATTAGATTTATGTCAAAAATATCCTGTTTATATAAAACATTTTTAA
- the rlmN gene encoding 23S rRNA (adenine(2503)-C(2))-methyltransferase RlmN: MKILLNLNNKKKINLLNFDYSQMKNFMYSINEKPFRANQIMNWIYKHFCTDFNQMTNLKDTLKKKLYNLSYIQAPNYIKKVISKDHTIKWLFSVNNGIIETIYIPEKKRNTLCISSQIGCILKCKFCATGEQGFKKNLLVSEIIGQIWRICKSIKKNKKLNPITNIVFMGMGEPLLNLKNVIQSLKIIFDKFGFNISKKKVVLSTSGIIPAIDKLSNIIDVKLAVSLHASNDDVRNHLMPINKKYNIHLLLSSISRFIKKSKLNKNGITIEYIMLKNINDTIFHAKELIKLLKNIPSKINLIPFNNFSNNYLKCSTNNQINIFSKFLIKHGFITTIRKSRGQDIQAACGQLTGNYIK, encoded by the coding sequence ATGAAAATTTTATTAAATTTAAATAATAAAAAAAAAATAAATTTATTAAATTTTGATTATTCTCAAATGAAAAATTTTATGTATTCAATTAATGAAAAACCATTTAGAGCAAATCAAATTATGAATTGGATATATAAACATTTTTGTACTGATTTTAATCAAATGACTAATTTGAAAGATACTTTAAAAAAAAAATTATATAATTTAAGTTATATTCAAGCTCCAAATTATATTAAAAAAGTAATTTCTAAAGATCATACAATTAAATGGTTATTTTCTGTAAATAATGGAATTATTGAAACAATATATATTCCTGAAAAAAAAAGAAATACTTTGTGCATTTCTTCACAAATTGGGTGTATTTTAAAATGTAAATTTTGTGCAACTGGTGAACAAGGTTTTAAAAAAAATTTATTAGTTTCAGAAATTATTGGTCAAATTTGGAGAATTTGTAAAAGTATTAAAAAAAATAAAAAATTAAATCCAATTACTAATATAGTTTTTATGGGAATGGGAGAACCTTTATTAAATTTAAAAAATGTTATTCAATCATTAAAAATTATATTTGATAAATTTGGTTTTAATATTTCTAAAAAAAAAGTGGTATTATCAACATCAGGAATTATACCTGCAATAGATAAATTATCTAATATCATAGATGTTAAATTAGCAGTTTCATTGCATGCATCAAATGATGATGTTAGAAATCATTTAATGCCAATTAATAAAAAATATAATATTCATTTACTTTTATCTTCAATATCAAGATTTATAAAAAAATCAAAATTAAATAAAAATGGAATAACAATAGAATATATCATGTTAAAAAATATTAATGATACTATTTTTCATGCTAAAGAATTAATAAAATTATTAAAAAACATACCTAGTAAAATTAATTTAATTCCTTTTAATAATTTTTCAAATAATTATTTAAAATGTAGTACAAATAATCAAATAAATATATTTTCTAAATTTTTAATTAAACATGGTTTTATTACTACCATTCGTAAGTCTCGAGGACAAGATATTCAAGCTGCATGTGGACAATTAACAGGTAATTATATTAAATAA